Proteins encoded in a region of the Sulfurimonas marina genome:
- a CDS encoding 5'-nucleotidase — translation MALYLKDTLVIGISATALFDLSESDQLFRQEYQKDPDHAIEKYRQYMLENEENPLNEGIGFPLVKALLNLNRYQEKNEAPLVEVVVISRNSPETGIRVLNTIRNIGLNVTRSAFTAGESSADYLEAFDVDLFLTTNEEDAQKVIDSGACASAVLSIPPKYKCDIPDDQVRIAFDGDAVLFDESSELVYKEKGLDAFHENENNSQNVPMNEGPFASFLKKLSTLQERLPMKVEYSPVRIAIVTARNSPSDLRVIKTLRHWGVYVDEAFFLGGIEKSNILKAFKAHIFFDDQEVHLHNSSLVVPSGKVLYPSTSRLHEVT, via the coding sequence GTGGCTCTATATTTAAAAGACACATTGGTGATCGGTATTTCAGCAACTGCACTCTTTGATCTCTCAGAATCAGATCAACTGTTTCGCCAAGAGTATCAAAAAGACCCTGATCATGCGATAGAAAAATATAGACAGTATATGCTTGAAAATGAAGAGAACCCTTTGAATGAGGGGATAGGTTTCCCCCTTGTCAAAGCGCTTCTCAACCTCAACAGATATCAGGAAAAAAATGAAGCTCCCCTTGTAGAAGTGGTTGTTATATCAAGGAACTCTCCAGAAACCGGAATCAGAGTTTTAAATACTATCCGAAATATTGGTTTAAACGTTACCCGTTCAGCTTTTACGGCAGGTGAATCGAGTGCCGATTATTTAGAAGCTTTTGATGTCGATCTGTTTTTAACAACCAACGAAGAGGATGCACAAAAAGTTATAGACAGCGGGGCATGTGCCTCTGCCGTACTCTCAATACCTCCAAAATACAAATGCGACATTCCCGACGATCAGGTAAGAATAGCTTTTGACGGGGATGCCGTACTTTTTGATGAATCAAGTGAACTGGTTTACAAAGAAAAAGGACTTGATGCGTTTCATGAAAATGAAAACAACTCCCAAAACGTTCCTATGAATGAGGGACCTTTTGCAAGTTTTTTAAAAAAACTCTCTACACTTCAAGAGAGGCTTCCTATGAAAGTTGAATACTCTCCGGTGAGAATCGCAATAGTAACAGCCAGAAACTCTCCATCTGATCTCAGGGTTATCAAAACGCTCAGACATTGGGGTGTCTATGTCGATGAAGCTTTTTTTCTAGGCGGGATCGAAAAAAGCAATATATTAAAAGCTTTTAAAGCACATATCTTTTTTGATGATCAAGAGGTGCACTTACACAACTCTTCCTTGGTAGTCCCTTCGGGAAAAGTTTTATACCCTTCAACATCACGATTACACGAGGTGACCTAA
- a CDS encoding DUF2157 domain-containing protein — MMKQSSKLRSGITFLLENNYLKPENTTYALKLSGISPDALRWRNFIDTLLLVLAGLAIAVGIMFFIAYNWDEIGKFTQFSLVEISIIISMIIYFRADKEKIAAKIALTAASILLGVLLALFGQTYQTGADTWELFFNWALLILPWVFIGRFATIWVIWIVLIDISILLYYKTFGSLLGTFFSSKDTLLWSMFIFNTAMVLLGEVISPYQPWLKKEYWAKRFIMVIGGSSITWLVIVYILDRDTAIIPTLVWILYLTALYFIYRNIKHDLFMLAGGCFSAILVVTVFLGKHLTKTFHEFGLFLLMFIVVGMGALSAIWLKNLYKEWHNE; from the coding sequence ATGATGAAACAATCTTCTAAATTAAGAAGTGGAATTACATTTCTGCTTGAAAACAACTACCTCAAACCTGAAAATACAACTTATGCATTGAAACTTAGCGGTATATCTCCTGATGCTCTGCGTTGGCGTAATTTTATCGATACTCTTTTACTAGTCCTCGCAGGCCTGGCCATAGCAGTTGGGATAATGTTTTTTATCGCTTACAATTGGGATGAGATTGGAAAGTTTACTCAGTTTAGCCTGGTTGAGATATCAATAATTATCTCTATGATCATTTATTTTAGAGCAGATAAAGAAAAAATAGCAGCGAAGATTGCATTAACGGCAGCCTCAATTCTTTTGGGTGTGCTGCTTGCTCTATTTGGACAGACCTATCAAACAGGTGCAGATACATGGGAGCTTTTTTTTAACTGGGCATTATTGATTTTACCTTGGGTGTTTATAGGTCGTTTTGCCACTATCTGGGTAATTTGGATTGTATTAATAGATATCTCGATTCTGCTATACTATAAGACCTTTGGTTCACTGTTGGGAACTTTTTTTAGTTCAAAAGATACTTTACTCTGGTCTATGTTCATATTTAATACTGCTATGGTGCTTCTTGGAGAAGTTATATCTCCTTACCAACCTTGGCTAAAAAAAGAGTATTGGGCAAAGCGTTTTATTATGGTTATCGGTGGAAGCTCTATCACTTGGTTAGTTATTGTATATATTCTTGACAGAGATACCGCAATAATACCTACACTGGTTTGGATCCTTTATCTAACTGCTCTTTATTTTATTTACAGAAATATAAAACATGATCTTTTTATGCTTGCAGGGGGTTGTTTCTCTGCTATTTTAGTGGTTACGGTCTTTTTAGGAAAACATCTTACAAAAACTTTTCATGAGTTTGGACTTTTTCTTTTAATGTTTATAGTTGTAGGAATGGGAGCATTAAGCGCAATATGGTTAAAAAACCTCTACAAGGAGTGGCATAATGAATAA
- a CDS encoding GDYXXLXY domain-containing protein, protein MANKIALVSLIIVLTLVNWSIYKKEQHLKEGEVVYLELAPVDPRSLMQGDYMALRFKVANEIREKLPKKNTILEPQEGDVIVSLAENRVATYKALYKGQDLAVNELRIHYRVRNRQVKFATNAFFFKEGEGKRYEAARYGEFRVDNGEVLLINLYDKELKRL, encoded by the coding sequence ATGGCTAATAAAATTGCTTTAGTATCTCTAATAATTGTTTTAACTCTGGTAAATTGGTCAATATATAAAAAAGAGCAACATCTAAAAGAGGGAGAAGTAGTTTATTTGGAACTAGCCCCGGTTGATCCGAGATCTCTTATGCAGGGAGATTATATGGCTTTGAGATTCAAAGTAGCTAATGAGATTCGCGAAAAATTGCCGAAAAAGAATACTATTTTAGAACCTCAAGAGGGGGATGTTATTGTCTCTCTGGCAGAAAATAGAGTAGCCACTTACAAAGCACTCTATAAGGGGCAAGACTTGGCCGTTAATGAACTGCGTATTCATTACCGTGTAAGAAACCGTCAAGTAAAGTTTGCAACAAATGCTTTTTTCTTTAAAGAGGGGGAAGGAAAAAGATATGAAGCTGCAAGATATGGAGAGTTTCGGGTAGATAACGGTGAGGTTTTATTAATCAATTTGTACGATAAGGAACTCAAAAGATTGTAA
- a CDS encoding AEC family transporter, with protein MENFLYIVLMMFLGYFFKRVNIFERDVATSLNQFVIYISLPALILLQISQLTFSFDILIPVIVSWSVMVFSALIVLAVSRMMEFSKEITGMLMLVAVLTNSSFLGLPIIQAYYGAEALAYIMVYDQLGVFLALATYGTFVSAFYSATTKITPSIIGYKIITFPPFIALIVALFLNGITFPASIELVLNSLSATVIPLALVAVGLQLEFKLPKDELKPFSVALFIKLFIAPLIAIAICYIFAWDNLASKVSILEAAMAPMITAAAMASMAGLSPRLSSAIVGYGVIFSFFTSYLFYLLIL; from the coding sequence GTGGAAAACTTTTTATATATTGTCTTGATGATGTTTTTAGGATACTTTTTTAAAAGAGTAAATATCTTTGAACGTGACGTCGCAACTTCCTTAAACCAGTTTGTGATCTATATCTCCCTTCCAGCACTTATACTTTTACAGATATCACAGCTTACATTCTCTTTTGATATTTTAATCCCTGTAATTGTATCTTGGAGTGTAATGGTATTCTCAGCCTTGATCGTACTAGCTGTTTCTAGGATGATGGAATTTTCAAAAGAGATTACAGGTATGTTAATGCTTGTTGCAGTGCTTACAAACAGTTCGTTTTTAGGTCTGCCGATCATTCAGGCATATTACGGTGCTGAAGCTTTGGCGTATATTATGGTTTACGATCAGCTCGGTGTCTTTTTGGCACTTGCAACATACGGAACTTTTGTAAGTGCTTTTTACAGTGCAACTACGAAGATTACTCCATCTATAATCGGTTATAAAATAATAACATTTCCACCCTTTATAGCTTTGATTGTAGCACTATTTTTAAACGGTATAACATTTCCGGCTTCGATTGAGTTAGTGCTTAATTCACTCTCGGCAACGGTTATCCCTTTAGCGCTTGTAGCAGTCGGTTTGCAACTGGAGTTTAAACTTCCAAAAGATGAACTTAAACCTTTTAGTGTAGCACTGTTTATAAAACTGTTCATTGCACCGCTAATTGCAATAGCTATCTGCTACATCTTTGCATGGGATAACTTAGCCTCAAAAGTCTCAATCTTAGAAGCTGCAATGGCACCTATGATTACGGCGGCTGCAATGGCTTCAATGGCAGGACTCTCTCCAAGGCTTAGTTCTGCGATTGTAGGTTATGGGGTGATATTCTCGTTCTTTACGAGTTATTTGTTTTATCTATTGATACTCTAG
- a CDS encoding NUDIX domain-containing protein: MKSYVVGFAFSENKNNILLIEKLRPEWQKNSLNGIGGKIEAGEMPSDAMDRECMEETGLKLEWEHRGVMSGMNGDGKPFECHIFYTYNDTIWNFEQKEDEPLNVYAVEELHDKKMIRNLRFLIPFGQHNENKEFIRLEYQ; the protein is encoded by the coding sequence ATGAAGTCTTACGTCGTCGGCTTTGCATTCTCCGAAAATAAAAACAATATTCTTCTTATAGAAAAACTCCGCCCCGAGTGGCAAAAGAACTCTCTCAACGGTATCGGTGGAAAGATCGAAGCAGGAGAAATGCCAAGTGATGCTATGGATCGTGAATGTATGGAAGAAACGGGACTTAAATTAGAGTGGGAACATCGAGGTGTTATGTCGGGGATGAATGGTGATGGCAAACCTTTTGAGTGTCATATATTTTATACATACAACGACACAATATGGAACTTTGAGCAAAAAGAGGATGAACCTCTTAATGTTTACGCCGTTGAAGAGCTACACGATAAAAAGATGATCAGAAATCTTCGTTTTTTAATCCCTTTTGGACAACATAATGAGAATAAAGAGTTTATACGTCTAGAGTATCAATAG
- a CDS encoding YtfJ family protein → MKITSFLFVMIFAWNLEALSIGEAPKNIVLSGVNGGLVKDGSEWSSRSLKDKVLVMFYVDPDEKDLNEDFADALKAKNFDKEKFGSIAIINMAASWKPNFAIQVALEAKQKKFPDTLYVKDMKSVIVKEWGVADDNSDILIFSKNGELLFNKDGKLNDDEIAQALKIIEENM, encoded by the coding sequence ATGAAAATAACATCTTTTTTATTTGTAATGATATTTGCTTGGAATTTAGAAGCTTTGAGTATAGGTGAAGCACCTAAAAATATTGTACTAAGCGGAGTAAATGGCGGTCTTGTAAAAGATGGTAGTGAGTGGAGCTCTAGATCGTTAAAAGATAAAGTACTTGTGATGTTTTATGTCGATCCGGATGAAAAAGATCTCAATGAAGATTTTGCCGATGCATTAAAAGCAAAAAACTTTGATAAAGAAAAGTTTGGCAGTATTGCGATCATCAATATGGCGGCATCATGGAAACCAAACTTTGCGATTCAAGTGGCACTTGAAGCAAAACAGAAAAAATTCCCCGATACTCTTTACGTAAAAGATATGAAAAGCGTTATAGTAAAAGAGTGGGGCGTTGCCGATGATAATTCAGATATTTTAATCTTCTCTAAAAATGGTGAACTGCTTTTTAATAAAGATGGTAAGTTAAATGATGATGAGATAGCACAGGCGCTGAAGATTATTGAAGAAAATATGTAA
- a CDS encoding DODA-type extradiol aromatic ring-opening family dioxygenase: protein MNTDKKRVLFISHGGGPLPLLGDTGHLEMVKELTSIAEKIQKPSAILLISAHWEDELVSITSSKYPSLIYDYYGFPQESYDIKYPCLGEPSLAKEVEKVLQKAGIETELNEERGFDHGVFVPLKIMYPKADIPCVQISLLNTLDPLEHIKIGTALADIEYENLLIIGSGFSFHNLKAFFAKDTTETTSMSEQFEQWLVDTCSNKELSESARTNRLVKWEQAPYARYCHPREEHLLPLHVCYGVKQSACDEYIELQIMNKKSSFYLW from the coding sequence ATGAATACTGACAAAAAACGTGTACTCTTTATTTCCCACGGTGGAGGCCCCCTTCCCCTACTTGGGGATACAGGACATTTAGAGATGGTTAAAGAGTTAACAAGCATAGCTGAAAAAATCCAAAAACCCTCTGCTATTTTACTCATTAGTGCCCATTGGGAAGATGAACTCGTTAGCATCACCTCATCTAAATATCCTTCACTTATTTATGATTATTACGGCTTTCCGCAAGAATCTTACGATATTAAATACCCCTGCTTGGGTGAGCCATCTTTAGCTAAAGAAGTTGAAAAGGTACTGCAAAAAGCTGGAATAGAAACAGAGCTTAATGAAGAGCGGGGATTTGATCACGGAGTTTTTGTCCCTCTAAAAATAATGTATCCCAAAGCAGATATCCCATGTGTGCAGATCTCTTTACTCAACACTCTAGATCCTCTAGAGCATATAAAAATTGGTACAGCCCTAGCGGATATTGAGTACGAAAATTTACTCATTATTGGTTCAGGTTTTTCTTTTCATAATCTAAAAGCATTTTTTGCAAAAGATACTACAGAAACTACATCAATGAGTGAGCAGTTTGAGCAATGGTTGGTAGATACATGTTCAAATAAAGAACTTAGTGAATCTGCAAGAACAAATAGATTAGTAAAATGGGAACAAGCACCTTATGCACGTTATTGCCATCCGAGAGAGGAGCATCTGCTCCCCTTACACGTCTGTTATGGGGTGAAGCAATCTGCTTGTGATGAGTATATTGAGTTACAGATTATGAATAAGAAGTCTAGTTTTTACCTTTGGTAA
- a CDS encoding J domain-containing protein: MEERFIIFNGSLGVHDFVTIGEMKVENEKTIAWLEEPYEMVGPFDLNKLRTGEEFNFAACVVMSQQKWKKERIFLQKEALKRQQKAQQEHYEDIRRYNRKKQYLNDEKKHREVLCLPLEGVLEAVEIKAAYRRLIKTEHPDVGGSHEKFIEITAARDALLKK; this comes from the coding sequence ATGGAAGAGAGATTTATTATTTTCAACGGTAGCTTAGGTGTTCATGATTTTGTAACAATCGGTGAGATGAAAGTTGAAAATGAGAAAACTATTGCCTGGCTGGAAGAGCCTTATGAGATGGTTGGTCCATTTGATCTAAATAAACTTAGAACAGGTGAAGAGTTCAATTTTGCTGCCTGTGTTGTAATGTCTCAACAAAAATGGAAAAAAGAGCGTATATTTTTACAAAAAGAGGCTTTAAAAAGACAACAAAAAGCGCAACAAGAACACTATGAAGATATCCGTCGATACAATAGAAAAAAGCAATATTTAAATGATGAAAAAAAACATCGAGAAGTTTTGTGTTTGCCGCTAGAAGGAGTTCTTGAGGCAGTTGAAATTAAAGCGGCTTACCGAAGGCTTATTAAAACAGAACACCCCGACGTCGGTGGAAGTCATGAAAAATTTATTGAAATTACTGCAGCGCGTGATGCCTTACTAAAAAAATAG
- a CDS encoding Txe/YoeB family addiction module toxin, translating to MVNYKVLFSHHALKDAKKLTGSNLAEKTKKLIEILKTDPFQQHPSFEKLIGNLHNTFARRINHHHRIIYEVKEQEKVVRVLRMWTHYGD from the coding sequence ATGGTAAACTATAAAGTTCTTTTTTCACACCATGCACTCAAAGATGCTAAAAAACTGACAGGTTCCAACCTTGCCGAGAAAACAAAAAAACTCATTGAGATCTTAAAAACAGATCCATTTCAACAACACCCCTCTTTTGAAAAACTGATCGGCAATCTGCACAACACTTTTGCACGCCGTATCAACCACCACCATAGAATTATTTATGAAGTAAAAGAGCAGGAAAAAGTTGTCAGAGTTTTACGAATGTGGACACACTACGGAGATTAA
- a CDS encoding GNAT family N-acetyltransferase, translating into MIKINFVQVTTTEQIDTLTQLANTIWPEHYTPIIGQEQVDYMLETFHCADSISSEIKNKGYEYFLIIKDTTPIGYIGVNIEDKTLFLSKFYILLPYRKKGFGRVSIDFLKHLARSFDLTKITLTVNKKNEDTITAYQKMSFKITAELCADIGNGFVMDDYKMELNLI; encoded by the coding sequence ATGATAAAAATAAATTTTGTACAAGTAACTACAACCGAACAAATTGATACTCTAACCCAATTGGCAAATACAATATGGCCAGAGCACTACACTCCTATTATCGGTCAAGAGCAGGTTGACTATATGCTGGAAACTTTTCACTGCGCAGATTCCATCTCCAGTGAGATCAAGAATAAAGGGTATGAGTACTTCTTAATCATCAAAGACACTACACCTATAGGCTATATTGGGGTCAATATAGAAGACAAAACCCTTTTCTTAAGTAAATTCTATATTTTATTACCATACAGGAAAAAAGGTTTTGGCAGAGTAAGTATCGATTTTTTAAAACATTTGGCTCGATCTTTTGACTTGACTAAAATCACTCTCACTGTAAATAAAAAAAATGAAGACACAATTACGGCCTATCAAAAGATGAGCTTTAAAATAACAGCTGAATTGTGTGCTGATATAGGAAATGGTTTTGTGATGGATGATTATAAAATGGAACTAAATCTCATTTAG
- a CDS encoding rhodanese-like domain-containing protein: MLNFGPFKSLSTKEFQQKREEGFAVIDIRRADEWEDFGVIEGSHKITFYDESGKFDIEQFLEQFTKVVADKEQPFILVCAHATRTKIVCEIMGLKLGYTNVYELDGGINWGWIDKGLETIKS; this comes from the coding sequence ATGTTAAATTTTGGACCGTTTAAGTCTCTTTCGACGAAAGAGTTTCAACAAAAAAGAGAAGAAGGTTTTGCCGTCATCGATATAAGAAGAGCTGATGAATGGGAAGATTTTGGTGTTATTGAGGGGAGCCATAAGATCACATTTTATGATGAATCGGGAAAGTTTGATATTGAGCAGTTCCTAGAGCAGTTCACAAAGGTAGTTGCAGATAAAGAACAGCCTTTTATTTTAGTATGTGCCCATGCCACCAGAACAAAAATAGTCTGTGAAATAATGGGTCTAAAACTTGGATATACTAATGTCTATGAACTAGACGGCGGGATCAACTGGGGTTGGATTGATAAGGGTTTGGAAACGATAAAATCATGA
- the ileS gene encoding isoleucine--tRNA ligase: protein MDYKDTLLLPTTSFAMRGNLINNEPLRYKAWEDKKVYNKMKINRKDAESFTLHDGPPYANGNIHIGHALNKVLKDIIIKHNYFNGKSVRFTPGWDCHGLPIEQQVEKKLGGKAKKEQLETAEIRKLCREHAAKFVDVQRSEFKQLGILADWDNPYVTMDYKFEANIYRTLCEVANKGLLIERSKPVYWSWAERTALAEAEVEYEDKESHSIFIAFELNDDAKAKLGITGKAAPVIWTTTPWTIPANTGISFNPNEKYVLTTDGHIVAKELYNANIENGVISGEIAQEFDATQFENLVAINPLNGRDSRIVLGEHVLVDNGTGCVHTAPGHGEDDYRVGLVYNLDVVMPVDETGCYDQTIVREKLIPNAEDFLGRHIFKANDDIIELMGDAVLKVTKFTHSYPHCWRSHTPLIFRATKQWFISVDGTPEGEERTLRDIALSEVEKTKFIPETGRKRLNSMVENRPDWCISRQRDWGVPIAFFRVKATGEVLLDEKVLNFVAMIFEMQGSDAWYSMPIEQLLYPGSGYKAEELEKVNDILDVWFDSGSTWYSVLKSRNYDAGMYPADLYVEGSDQHRGWFQSSLFLSTAVQHTAPYKGVLTHGFTVDEKGEKMSKSKGNVIAPEKVLKEFGSEILRLWVASSDYQGDLKISQGILKQTAENYRKLRNTFRIMLANINDLETLVPVEQMGDLDKWVLSAAKETFDEVHKLFSEYNFVNGMNTLNNFIVNELSGMYIDMTKDNLYCNDKNSTRRRASQSAMAMITKAMLLLVAPILTYTADEIIENAPAIIKGDAEDIFDFTYEPLPEVASPFDAAYMEKAREGFGAVVDALKKEKVIKATLELIIYTESKTVLDMNEVDAEDWFVVSGIFEDKPEEDELGSFKVGDDTFTVAKATAHKCPRCWKFQAEKEDCTCARCGEVVA from the coding sequence ATGGATTATAAAGATACATTACTTTTACCGACAACGTCGTTTGCAATGCGTGGTAACTTAATCAACAATGAACCCCTAAGATATAAAGCTTGGGAAGATAAAAAAGTTTACAACAAAATGAAAATCAATCGTAAAGACGCAGAGAGCTTTACATTACACGATGGACCACCGTATGCAAATGGAAATATTCATATCGGTCATGCACTCAATAAAGTTTTAAAAGATATCATCATCAAACACAACTACTTCAACGGGAAGTCTGTTCGTTTCACTCCGGGCTGGGACTGTCATGGTCTACCGATCGAGCAACAAGTTGAGAAAAAACTTGGCGGTAAAGCGAAAAAAGAACAGTTAGAAACTGCCGAAATCCGTAAACTTTGCCGTGAGCACGCTGCAAAATTCGTAGATGTACAACGTAGTGAATTTAAACAACTTGGTATACTAGCTGATTGGGACAATCCTTATGTAACTATGGATTACAAATTTGAAGCAAACATCTATAGAACACTTTGTGAAGTAGCTAATAAAGGTCTTTTAATCGAGCGTAGTAAACCGGTTTACTGGTCTTGGGCTGAGAGAACTGCACTTGCTGAAGCGGAAGTTGAGTATGAAGACAAAGAGTCTCACTCTATCTTTATCGCATTCGAGCTTAACGACGATGCTAAAGCAAAACTTGGAATCACAGGAAAAGCTGCTCCTGTTATCTGGACGACAACTCCTTGGACGATCCCTGCAAATACAGGTATCTCTTTTAACCCAAATGAGAAGTATGTACTTACAACTGACGGTCACATCGTTGCTAAAGAGCTTTACAATGCAAATATTGAAAACGGAGTAATTAGCGGAGAAATTGCACAAGAGTTCGATGCTACGCAATTTGAAAATCTAGTAGCTATCAACCCGTTAAATGGCAGAGATTCTCGTATCGTTCTTGGCGAGCACGTTTTAGTTGACAACGGTACGGGTTGTGTACACACGGCTCCTGGACATGGTGAAGACGACTACCGTGTTGGACTTGTTTACAACCTTGACGTAGTTATGCCTGTTGATGAAACTGGTTGTTACGATCAGACTATCGTACGTGAAAAGCTAATTCCTAATGCTGAAGATTTCTTAGGGCGTCACATCTTTAAAGCAAACGATGACATCATCGAGCTTATGGGTGATGCAGTTCTTAAAGTAACGAAGTTTACTCACTCATACCCACACTGTTGGAGAAGTCATACTCCACTTATATTCCGTGCTACAAAACAGTGGTTTATCTCAGTTGATGGAACGCCTGAAGGTGAAGAGAGAACTCTAAGAGATATCGCACTTAGCGAAGTTGAGAAAACTAAATTCATTCCTGAAACTGGTAGAAAACGTCTTAACTCTATGGTTGAGAACCGTCCAGACTGGTGTATCTCTCGTCAACGTGACTGGGGTGTGCCGATTGCATTTTTTAGAGTAAAAGCAACTGGTGAAGTACTTCTAGATGAAAAAGTTCTAAACTTTGTAGCGATGATTTTTGAGATGCAAGGGTCTGATGCTTGGTACTCAATGCCGATCGAGCAACTTCTTTACCCAGGAAGCGGTTATAAAGCTGAAGAGTTAGAAAAAGTAAACGACATTTTAGATGTATGGTTTGACTCTGGTTCAACTTGGTACTCAGTACTAAAATCTCGTAACTACGATGCGGGAATGTATCCTGCTGATCTTTACGTAGAGGGAAGTGACCAACACCGCGGTTGGTTCCAGTCTTCACTTTTTTTATCAACTGCCGTACAACACACGGCTCCTTATAAAGGTGTACTTACTCACGGTTTCACGGTTGATGAAAAAGGTGAGAAGATGTCTAAGTCTAAAGGGAATGTTATCGCACCTGAGAAAGTTCTCAAAGAGTTTGGGTCTGAGATCCTTCGTCTATGGGTAGCATCATCTGACTACCAAGGGGATCTTAAAATCTCTCAAGGGATCTTAAAACAAACAGCAGAAAACTACCGTAAACTAAGAAATACGTTTAGAATTATGCTTGCTAACATTAATGACCTTGAAACACTAGTTCCTGTAGAGCAAATGGGTGATTTAGACAAATGGGTTCTTTCAGCTGCTAAAGAAACATTTGACGAGGTACATAAACTTTTCAGCGAGTATAACTTCGTAAATGGTATGAATACACTCAATAACTTTATCGTTAACGAGTTAAGCGGTATGTATATCGATATGACTAAAGACAACCTTTACTGTAACGATAAAAACTCTACTCGCCGTCGTGCAAGCCAAAGTGCTATGGCTATGATTACAAAAGCGATGCTGCTTCTAGTAGCGCCGATTCTAACATATACAGCTGACGAGATTATAGAAAATGCACCAGCTATCATCAAAGGTGATGCAGAAGATATCTTCGACTTTACATACGAGCCTTTACCTGAGGTTGCATCTCCATTTGATGCTGCTTATATGGAAAAAGCACGTGAAGGTTTCGGAGCGGTTGTAGATGCACTGAAAAAAGAGAAAGTTATTAAAGCTACTCTAGAGCTTATCATCTACACTGAGTCTAAAACTGTTTTAGATATGAACGAAGTTGATGCTGAAGACTGGTTCGTAGTAAGCGGCATCTTTGAAGACAAACCTGAAGAGGATGAGCTTGGTTCATTTAAAGTTGGTGACGATACTTTCACAGTAGCAAAAGCAACTGCACACAAATGTCCAAGATGTTGGAAATTCCAGGCTGAAAAAGAGGACTGTACTTGTGCTAGATGTGGCGAGGTTGTAGCCTAA
- a CDS encoding CinA family protein, whose protein sequence is MKLHVMFIGSKFIYNEPLKEYVVRHIKKTCDEIELISYYKDGENTLFLEIEKELNSNNRTIIVTTKQNFSTIGKLISTATTDIQVLKDGFLMPQKALVYEEGSYLIEHDKTLVNVLQVDESTNIPSILMKSETTNATIHVFDEEKDTLINILTPIAQTYEVTFEVTTLIDGWQRIDICSKRYGDISNFISASKKLLSNNLIPASNVLEYIIERLSSLGKKITFAESCTGGLLSYYLTKNNGASKILEGALITYSNDLKDNWLAVSEKTLEEFGAVSSEVVREMSEGALAVSHADYAIAVSGIAGDTGGTDEKPVGTVYIGVRSKTDHNEKHLYFNGDRNFVQNQSALYAIKMLLLLDKKTFF, encoded by the coding sequence ATGAAATTGCACGTGATGTTTATAGGAAGTAAGTTTATTTATAATGAACCGTTAAAAGAGTATGTTGTTAGACATATTAAAAAAACATGTGATGAGATTGAACTTATTAGTTACTATAAAGATGGAGAAAATACTCTATTTTTGGAGATAGAAAAAGAGCTCAATAGTAACAATAGAACTATTATAGTAACAACAAAACAAAATTTTTCAACGATCGGAAAACTTATCTCTACCGCTACGACAGATATACAAGTTTTAAAAGATGGATTTTTAATGCCGCAAAAAGCTTTAGTATATGAAGAGGGGAGTTATCTTATAGAACACGATAAAACTCTTGTAAATGTACTTCAAGTAGATGAGTCGACAAATATCCCTTCTATACTTATGAAAAGTGAAACAACAAATGCAACTATTCATGTATTTGATGAAGAGAAAGATACTTTAATTAATATACTTACTCCAATCGCACAAACATATGAAGTGACGTTTGAAGTTACAACACTTATAGACGGATGGCAAAGGATAGATATCTGTTCAAAAAGATACGGAGATATCTCTAACTTTATAAGTGCATCGAAAAAACTGCTTTCTAACAATTTAATACCTGCTAGTAACGTACTTGAATACATTATAGAAAGACTCTCTTCCCTTGGCAAAAAAATCACTTTTGCTGAGAGTTGTACAGGGGGACTGCTTAGCTACTATCTTACAAAAAATAACGGGGCTTCAAAAATATTAGAAGGGGCATTAATAACATACTCCAATGATCTCAAAGATAACTGGTTAGCTGTTAGTGAAAAAACGCTAGAGGAGTTTGGAGCTGTCAGTTCTGAAGTTGTACGTGAGATGAGCGAAGGGGCTTTAGCGGTTAGTCATGCAGATTATGCGATCGCAGTCAGCGGTATAGCAGGGGACACTGGTGGAACAGATGAAAAACCGGTCGGAACTGTATATATAGGCGTAAGAAGTAAAACTGATCATAATGAAAAGCATTTATACTTTAACGGGGATAGAAATTTTGTCCAAAATCAAAGTGCACTATATGCTATAAAAATGCTCTTACTTTTAGATAAAAAAACTTTTTTTTAA